Within Runella rosea, the genomic segment GGGTTCGTAAAAATTTTGTTGTAAAAACTCGTCAAGTGGTTGGTTTGTGACGCGTTCAACGATTTTTTGTAACATTAAAATGCCTAAATCACTGTAAACAAAAGAATAACGACCTCCAGGCTCTCGCTTATTGTGGAGCGGAGATTGAATCACCCACTGCCAAACCGAATCTTTTAACGCGGGTTTGGCAAATAACTTAGGCGCGATTTGCATTGAATAAACACTGTCACGCAGTGAACTGTAATATTCGGTCATCAGGCCACCTCCTCCCGTTTTGGTTCGCTCCCAGAGTTTAGGATAAAAAGCCACCATCCCTGAGCGATGCAGTAGCAAGTCCTCCAAAGTAATCTGCGATTTGTTTGTCCCCACTAACTCAGGCAAATAGTGTGCCGATTTTTGTTTTAGGTCAAGTACATTTTGTTCTTGCAGGTACATCACGGCCTGAAGGGTGGCCGCTACCTTGGTGACCGAGGCTACATCATAAAGAGATTCATTCTGAACTTTTTCGGTGATTTTGTCATAACTGAGGGTTCCGTAATTTTTTTGGTAAACAATCCGCCCCTTTCTCGCCACTACAACCTGACAACCTGGAAAGATGCGTGCATTGATAGAGTTCTGAATCAGGGTATCCATGCGGTTGAGTAGCAGGGTGCTCATGCCCACTTGCTCGGGCAAACCCAGCGTAATGCGGTTGAGGGGTGTGGTTTCATACCCCGTTCCAATTGCGTATTGGCCTTCAATAGAGACGGGCAATTTTCCTTTGAAAGGCAATGCCCCGAAGATTTGCTGCGCGGCGGTTACTTCCAAATCAGCCAGATTTTCGTACGCACACACGACTGCCGAGGTGGCAGGAAGCTGCTTAAGGGCGTAAGGTGTGGCAAACAAACTGACAATAACTTTGGCTTTTTGCTGTAACCTCGTAATCAATTCAATGGTAGCGGGGGTTATGACAAACGGTCGGTTGAAATTCCGCCGTGTTTCGTGCAGACTTACGATAACGACGTTGGCGTCGCCGACCTGCGTGAGCAAACTCTCCACTTCTTCGTTGGTAGTCGGTTTGTCGGCGTACATGATGTGTTTGAAGGGAGCGTAGCGACTTAGGGTTTGCTGAAACTGATTGATGCCGCCACCGCCGATGGCGATAGATGCAAATGCGCAGGTATCAACGGCGCTGATGGGCAGAAGTTGGTTGTCGTTGCGAACCAGCGTAACGGCTTGCTCGCACAATTCGCGCGAAAGCGCTCGTACTTCGGCTTTTTGGATATCGTTGTTCAAATGCTTCATCACAACGGGCCGAGATTTATGCAACCCCATCCAGTATTTGGCCCGAAGTATTTTGTGGACTTTTTCGTCAATGACATCTTTGGGAATTCGTCCTTTTTCTACTTCTATTTTGATTTTTTTAATGGACTCCGCCACGTGCTCGGGATACAATAAAATATCATTTCCCGCCAGCAGGGCTTTTATGTTGGCATCAACGGCGGTGCGTCCCCGCATGACCCCTTGCATATTCATGGCGTCGGTGAAAACTAGTCCCTGAAAACCCAATTTATTTTTAAGTAAATCAGTGACTATTTTTTCGGAAAGAGAGGAAGCGAGAAAGGGAGTATTGTCAAGAACGGGTACGTATAGATGCCCCGTAATGATGCCCGTAAGGCTGTCGGCGATGAGCTTACGGAACGGATAAAGGTCGGTCTCGTCCAAGCGGTCGCTAGAATGTGAAAGAACGGGTAAGGTATAATGAGAGTCAGAGTCGGTATCGCCGTGTCCGGGAAAATGCTTAGCGGTGGCAATGATGCGTTGATGCTGAAGGCCTTTCATGTAGGCGGCAGCTTTGTTGGTCACATTGTCGCGGTCTTCTCCAAACGAGCGTAGCCCAATCACTGGATTACGAGGGTTGCTGTTAATATCGGCGACGGGCGCAAAGTTCACGTTTACCCCTAATCGTTGGCACTGGCGGGCTATTTCCAAGCCCATTTTATAAATGTATTGATTATCTTGGATAGCCCCCAACGTCATTTGTTTGGGAAAATCTTCGATGCTATCAAGCCGCATTCCTAAGCCCCATTCGCCATCAATGCCAATCATCAATGGCACGTTTGAGAGCGCCTGATACCGATTAATCAGGCTTGCCTGTCGCGCAGGGCCTCCTTTAAAGAAGATAAGTCCCCCAACTTGCTGATTTTTAATCAATACATCGAAATGGCGATAGTAAGACTCACTGCGGTCAGAATGCGTGGCGAGCATAAAAAACTGCCCTATTTTTTGTTCGAGCGTGAGTGATTTAAAAACACTATCGACCCATTTACTTTCAGCAAATATAAATGTGCCTCGCGGTGTGTCATTTTTAAAACTTGTCACGCCCAGTAGGCAAGCAAGAGTACACCCCAAAAAGGAGGTGCTAATCAATATTTTTTTCATTAGGTGTTGGTAAATACAGACAAAAATAATAAAAAATAAAGTTACGGCATCCTAAAAAAATAGTACAAAACTCATTTCAAGGGTGAAAGAGGTTTTTGGGTGCATTATCCTGTATCGGTATTGATAGCTAGTTAATTTTGTGCGTAAATATTTGATATTCAATTACTTATTATTTGGGTTTTAATGGTAATCTACTCTTAATGTTGGCTTAACATTGGCATAATATTGTACCCGTACTTTTGCACCCGACAAAACACTGATATGAAAGTTAAATTTAAACATTACAAATCCATGAGCAGATTACTGATATTTGCTGCCATTATTTTTGCTTCGATTCAGTCCTTTGCCCAGTCGGGCATCGTTCGCGGCACCATTACTGATGCTAAGAATAAAGAAACGCTTATTGGGGCTACTGTAAAACTCACAGGAACCCAACTTGGGGCCGCCACCGATATTAACGGTTTCTTTTCCATTGCCAAAGTTCCCGCAGGTAAGTACACGTTAGAAATTACCTACGTTTCTTACAAAACGGAAATCATTGAAAATGTGTCTATTGAGGCTGATAAAGTAACCGAAGTTAATACAGCCCTTTTGGAAGCCGCCGCTACTCTACAAGAAGTGAGAGTAGTAGCTACCCGCCAAACCAATACGGAAGTTTCGGTCATCAGCGAAATCAAGGCCTCCCAAAATATCGTCAGCGGGATTTCGTCTCAACAAATTGCGCGTACCCTTGACCGCGATGCGGCGCAGGTGGTGAAACGCGTACCTGGAATCACCATCGTTGGCGACCGTTTTATCAATATTAGAGGATTAAATCAGCGTTATAACAACGTAATGCTACACAATGCCTTCACGCCTTCGATGGAAACGGACGTGAAGTCTTTTTCATTTGACATCATTCCGAGTTCACAAATCGACCGTTTGTTGGTGTTTAAAAGCCCAGCGGCGGATTTGCCCGGCGAGTTTGCGGGTGGAGTAGTGAAGATTTTTACCAAAAATATTCCTGACCAGACGAGCATTACGTTTGATTACAGCACGAGTTTCCGCCAAGGAACGACATTTGGGGATTTTGACCAGCCCGAGCAGGGCAAAAACTACTGGATGGGTTTCAACAACGGCTACCAGAGTATTCCGAGCAGCTTCCCTAATAAAAACCTCAATTTCGCTACGCCAGCTGAGTTAGAATTGGCTGGCCGCGCTTTGCGTAATAACTGGACTACACAGCGGACATCGGCGATTCCTGACCAACGCTACTCGTTGACTGGTAACTTTAAATTACAAGCAGGCAACGTCAAAATTGGAAACGTAACGGCGCTTACGTACAGCGACAGCCGTACCGCTTTTGAAATAACGCGCAAAGACTTCAACGAGAGTAACAACGATGTGCAGTCGGTCATCTATAACTACAACGACGCCCAGTCTAACCGGAATATTCGGGTGGGGGTTTTGCACAACTGGTCGGTAAGATTTAACGAAAATCACTCCATTGATTTCAAAAACCTGTACAATCAATTGAGCAATTCGAGCACCGTAAACCGTACGGGACGCAACCTTGAATCCAACTTCTCGCCCGATAGTTATTCTTTTGACCAAGTGTACCGAGGAATTTATACGGGGCAATTATTGGGAAAACACGAGTTTAACAACGATAAAACGGTGGTTGACTGGGTTGTAGGTTACAACAATGCCTATCGCGATCAACCCGACTATCGCCGCTACCGGTCCGATTTAGACGAATCAAACGGACAAAGAACACTTTATGTGCCTCTTGGTACGGCTGCGGCCTTTTTCTTAGGTCGTTTTTCTTCAAAAATGAATGAGCAGGCTGTGACGGGCGGTGTAAACCTGACGCATAAACTGGCGACCAAAAATGGTTCGGATATTGAGCTGAAAGTTGGCGGTTATTATGAAGATAAAAGCCGTGAATTTAAAGCCCGCAACTTAGGTTATGTGCGCACCAGCCGTACCAATCCCGATATTTTGAGTGG encodes:
- a CDS encoding glycoside hydrolase family 3 N-terminal domain-containing protein yields the protein MKKILISTSFLGCTLACLLGVTSFKNDTPRGTFIFAESKWVDSVFKSLTLEQKIGQFFMLATHSDRSESYYRHFDVLIKNQQVGGLIFFKGGPARQASLINRYQALSNVPLMIGIDGEWGLGMRLDSIEDFPKQMTLGAIQDNQYIYKMGLEIARQCQRLGVNVNFAPVADINSNPRNPVIGLRSFGEDRDNVTNKAAAYMKGLQHQRIIATAKHFPGHGDTDSDSHYTLPVLSHSSDRLDETDLYPFRKLIADSLTGIITGHLYVPVLDNTPFLASSLSEKIVTDLLKNKLGFQGLVFTDAMNMQGVMRGRTAVDANIKALLAGNDILLYPEHVAESIKKIKIEVEKGRIPKDVIDEKVHKILRAKYWMGLHKSRPVVMKHLNNDIQKAEVRALSRELCEQAVTLVRNDNQLLPISAVDTCAFASIAIGGGGINQFQQTLSRYAPFKHIMYADKPTTNEEVESLLTQVGDANVVIVSLHETRRNFNRPFVITPATIELITRLQQKAKVIVSLFATPYALKQLPATSAVVCAYENLADLEVTAAQQIFGALPFKGKLPVSIEGQYAIGTGYETTPLNRITLGLPEQVGMSTLLLNRMDTLIQNSINARIFPGCQVVVARKGRIVYQKNYGTLSYDKITEKVQNESLYDVASVTKVAATLQAVMYLQEQNVLDLKQKSAHYLPELVGTNKSQITLEDLLLHRSGMVAFYPKLWERTKTGGGGLMTEYYSSLRDSVYSMQIAPKLFAKPALKDSVWQWVIQSPLHNKREPGGRYSFVYSDLGILMLQKIVERVTNQPLDEFLQQNFYEPLGMMQTGFKSLERFPETQIAPTESDFSYRNQLLRGTVHDQMAAVYGGVAGHAGLFSTAYDLTILMQMNLQKGLYGDRRYFQDATVPLFAKMYDTAHHRGLGWDKAPTKGESNYVAPSASATSFGHSGFTGTMVWADPKYDLVFVFLSNRVHPNAENNEINRQKIRRRIHEYVYQSMDITGK
- a CDS encoding TonB-dependent receptor produces the protein MSRLLIFAAIIFASIQSFAQSGIVRGTITDAKNKETLIGATVKLTGTQLGAATDINGFFSIAKVPAGKYTLEITYVSYKTEIIENVSIEADKVTEVNTALLEAAATLQEVRVVATRQTNTEVSVISEIKASQNIVSGISSQQIARTLDRDAAQVVKRVPGITIVGDRFINIRGLNQRYNNVMLHNAFTPSMETDVKSFSFDIIPSSQIDRLLVFKSPAADLPGEFAGGVVKIFTKNIPDQTSITFDYSTSFRQGTTFGDFDQPEQGKNYWMGFNNGYQSIPSSFPNKNLNFATPAELELAGRALRNNWTTQRTSAIPDQRYSLTGNFKLQAGNVKIGNVTALTYSDSRTAFEITRKDFNESNNDVQSVIYNYNDAQSNRNIRVGVLHNWSVRFNENHSIDFKNLYNQLSNSSTVNRTGRNLESNFSPDSYSFDQVYRGIYTGQLLGKHEFNNDKTVVDWVVGYNNAYRDQPDYRRYRSDLDESNGQRTLYVPLGTAAAFFLGRFSSKMNEQAVTGGVNLTHKLATKNGSDIELKVGGYYEDKSREFKARNLGYVRTSRTNPDILSGSITQLFQPQNINNTDGIRIDEQTNNSDSYDADNSLIAFYGSANIPLSKKFNMIAGVRYEANTQQLKSATINGDPINVSFPVNKLLPSLNLTYNFSEKTLIRAAYGRTLNRPEFRELAPFAFYDFDYNIVYKGNPDVQTANVDNFDLRYEWYPTPNEVVSIAGFYKYFTNPIEVIVVPGAGSGGAKTFTFANAKSSVSSGLELEIRKGLGSLAPSPILQNMSLLFNAALIFSRIKLGTLGLGQSDDRPLQGQSPYIVNVGLNYNNPKSDFQVNVLYNVIGRRIFAAGFEGYPDIYEMPRNVLDLTFSKAIGTRWTVKGGVTDILNQTNVLLQNGNGDKKFDRNNDQLIQTYRPGRMLQLGFSFRIL